Proteins encoded together in one Pseudomonadota bacterium window:
- a CDS encoding pseudouridine synthase, whose translation MSKTSPMPETAGGERIAKHLARAGLCSRREAERMIVAGRVAVDGRTLETPAFLVTAKNAITVDGKPIDAAKPAELWRYHKPPGLITSHEDPQGRATVFGSLPPELGRVISVGRLDLASEGLLLLTNDGGLSRLLERSDWLRRYRVRVYGRPDAARLATLAKGVKVEGVSYGPITATIDSTTGSNAWLSIGLSEGKNREVRRVLEHLGLQVNRLIRTAYGPFQLGSLKRGVVARIPPKVVREQLAGNDAHRRR comes from the coding sequence ATGAGCAAAACCTCACCTATGCCGGAAACCGCTGGGGGAGAGCGCATCGCCAAGCATTTGGCGCGCGCCGGACTATGTTCCCGGCGGGAAGCCGAACGCATGATCGTCGCCGGCCGCGTCGCCGTCGATGGCCGCACATTGGAAACACCCGCATTCCTGGTGACCGCGAAGAACGCGATCACAGTCGACGGCAAGCCCATCGACGCCGCCAAACCAGCGGAGCTATGGCGCTACCATAAGCCGCCCGGCCTCATCACCAGCCACGAGGATCCGCAAGGGCGGGCGACGGTATTTGGCAGCTTACCGCCGGAATTGGGGCGCGTGATTTCGGTCGGGCGTCTCGATCTCGCCTCGGAAGGGCTGTTGCTGCTGACTAATGACGGCGGCCTATCGCGGCTGCTCGAGCGATCGGATTGGCTGCGCCGTTACCGAGTGCGGGTTTATGGACGCCCGGATGCGGCGCGGCTGGCGACGCTCGCCAAAGGTGTCAAAGTGGAGGGCGTGAGCTATGGCCCGATCACAGCGACGATCGATTCGACAACCGGCAGTAATGCCTGGCTGTCGATCGGTCTCAGCGAGGGCAAAAATCGCGAGGTGCGGCGCGTTCTCGAGCATTTGGGACTGCAAGTCAATCGCTTGATCCGCACCGCGTATGGCCCGTTCCAACTGGGCTCCTTGAAGCGCGGCGTAGTCGCGCGCATTCCGCCCAAAGTGGTGCGCGAGCAATTGGCGGGGAACGATGCGCATCGTCGGCGGTAG
- a CDS encoding nucleoside deaminase, with protein sequence MNENRGKFMERAIGEAEAAAAAGEVPIGAVLVDGLSGEVLAAAGNRVECDFDPTAHAELLVIRAASAKRNSPRLGDCDLYVTLEPCPMCAQAISFARIRRLYFGASDVKGGGVENGPRIFSQTSCHHRPEVYGGIEETRAAELLRRFFATRR encoded by the coding sequence ATGAACGAAAATCGCGGAAAATTCATGGAACGGGCGATCGGTGAAGCGGAAGCGGCGGCGGCGGCGGGTGAGGTTCCGATTGGCGCCGTGCTGGTCGACGGCCTGTCGGGCGAGGTGCTGGCTGCTGCCGGCAACCGGGTCGAGTGTGATTTCGACCCGACCGCTCATGCCGAACTCCTGGTGATTCGCGCCGCTTCCGCCAAGCGCAATTCTCCCCGCCTTGGCGATTGTGATCTCTATGTCACGCTCGAACCTTGCCCGATGTGCGCCCAGGCGATCTCCTTTGCCCGCATTCGCAGACTCTATTTTGGCGCCTCCGATGTTAAAGGCGGCGGCGTGGAAAACGGCCCTCGAATCTTCTCGCAAACCAGCTGCCATCACCGCCCAGAAGTCTACGGCGGCATCGAAGAGACGCGCGCGGCCGAATTGCTGCGGCGGTTCTTTGCCACGCGGCGATGA
- the lspA gene encoding signal peptidase II translates to MIRLGLPVTVLALLLDQITKLVAHDSLWQPPRRVELLGFLDLVPVENRGISFGLFRGEGNTGVWLISAFALIICLCLGLWMSRVSRRWPAVALGLIIGGALGNVIDRLRLGWVIDFIDFHVSTWHWPAFNMADAAITVGVAIMLIDGLFGTAKKPK, encoded by the coding sequence ATGATCCGCCTTGGTTTGCCGGTCACGGTGCTGGCGCTCCTTCTCGATCAAATCACGAAATTGGTCGCCCATGACAGCCTTTGGCAGCCGCCACGGCGCGTCGAACTGCTCGGATTCCTCGATCTTGTGCCGGTGGAAAACCGTGGAATCAGTTTTGGCCTGTTCCGCGGTGAAGGCAATACCGGCGTCTGGCTGATATCGGCCTTCGCGCTGATCATTTGTCTCTGCCTCGGTCTGTGGATGAGCCGGGTGTCGCGCCGCTGGCCGGCAGTCGCGCTCGGCCTCATCATCGGCGGCGCGCTCGGCAACGTAATAGACCGGCTGCGGCTCGGCTGGGTTATCGATTTTATTGATTTCCATGTTTCCACCTGGCACTGGCCGGCCTTCAATATGGCCGATGCGGCGATAACGGTTGGCGTGGCGATAATGCTGATCGACGGCTTGTTCGGAACGGCGAAAAAGCCTAAATAG
- the mutL gene encoding DNA mismatch repair endonuclease MutL: protein MSIRLLPDGVINRIAAGEVVERPASAVKELVENAIDAGARQIEVRVSEGGRGLIQVSDDGCGMSREELPLAIARHATSKLPRDDDLGNISTLGFRGEALPSIAAVSRLEIISRESGAENAWSLAIEGGLAGKPVPAAHPPGTTVSVRDLFYATPARLKFLKTERTESGYIADTLSRLAMARPDIAFTLINGDREVLRAPVAADLLDSRLARLALVIGRDFADNALAVDAEREGVRLTGYAGLPTFNRATARQQYLFVNGRPVRDRLLVGAVRGAYHDFLGGGRHAVLALFLELSPDGLDVNVHPAKTEVRFRDAGVVRGLIVGSLKRALAEAGHRAATTVSHAALGAIRPGDGSFQPALRAHTGGARYPLPSAYPSTAAPALRGLSDVSSEYQAPLSTPTADSFDAAEDAGEDFPLGVARGQVHATYIIAQTSDGIVIVDQHAAHERLVYEQMKAGLDAGAVLRQILLLPEVVELEESAAARLIARSEELADLGLILEAFGPGAVIIRETPSMLGEGDVKGLVRDLAEELAEFGESVALKEKLADVCSSMACHGSVRAGRRLKAEEMNALLREMEATPHSGQCNHGRPTYVELKLADIERLFGRR, encoded by the coding sequence ATGAGCATCCGCCTTCTTCCGGATGGCGTGATTAATCGCATCGCTGCCGGAGAAGTCGTCGAGCGGCCCGCTTCCGCGGTCAAGGAATTGGTGGAAAACGCGATCGATGCCGGAGCGCGGCAAATCGAGGTGCGGGTCAGTGAAGGTGGGCGCGGGCTGATTCAAGTTTCGGATGACGGCTGCGGCATGTCGCGCGAAGAATTGCCGCTCGCCATCGCCCGCCACGCTACCTCAAAACTGCCGCGCGATGACGATCTCGGAAATATTTCAACGCTTGGTTTTCGCGGTGAGGCTTTGCCCTCCATAGCGGCGGTGAGTCGTCTCGAAATCATCAGCCGGGAAAGTGGAGCGGAAAACGCCTGGTCGCTCGCCATTGAGGGCGGCTTGGCAGGGAAGCCGGTCCCGGCGGCTCATCCGCCCGGCACCACGGTCAGCGTGCGCGATCTCTTCTATGCAACGCCGGCGCGGCTTAAGTTCCTCAAGACGGAGCGCACAGAATCGGGATATATCGCCGATACGCTCTCGCGTCTCGCTATGGCCCGCCCCGATATCGCCTTTACTCTCATTAATGGCGACAGGGAAGTATTGCGAGCGCCGGTTGCCGCGGACTTATTGGACAGCCGCCTGGCCCGCTTAGCTTTGGTGATCGGCCGAGATTTCGCCGACAATGCCTTAGCTGTGGATGCCGAGCGCGAGGGGGTGCGGCTCACCGGCTATGCCGGCCTGCCGACCTTCAATCGCGCCACCGCGCGCCAACAATATCTATTCGTCAATGGCCGTCCCGTGCGCGATAGATTGCTGGTGGGTGCGGTACGTGGCGCTTATCACGATTTTCTCGGCGGCGGGCGTCACGCGGTGTTGGCGCTCTTTCTCGAACTTTCGCCCGACGGCCTCGACGTCAATGTGCATCCGGCCAAGACGGAAGTGCGCTTCCGTGACGCCGGCGTGGTACGCGGGTTGATCGTCGGGTCGCTCAAGCGCGCCTTGGCCGAGGCCGGACACCGTGCCGCGACGACGGTATCGCACGCCGCGCTGGGCGCAATCCGGCCGGGGGACGGCAGCTTTCAGCCTGCACTCCGAGCTCATACCGGTGGCGCCAGATATCCACTCCCCAGCGCTTATCCGAGCACAGCGGCGCCTGCGCTGCGCGGCCTCTCCGATGTCTCATCGGAATATCAGGCTCCGCTCTCGACGCCTACCGCCGATAGCTTTGACGCGGCTGAGGACGCGGGAGAGGATTTCCCGCTTGGCGTCGCGCGTGGGCAAGTGCATGCCACCTATATCATCGCCCAGACGAGCGACGGCATCGTCATCGTTGATCAGCACGCCGCCCATGAACGTTTGGTTTATGAACAAATGAAAGCCGGGCTAGATGCTGGCGCTGTACTCCGCCAAATTCTGCTGTTGCCGGAAGTCGTGGAATTGGAAGAGAGCGCCGCGGCGCGCCTCATCGCGCGTAGCGAGGAACTCGCCGACCTCGGCCTCATCCTCGAAGCCTTCGGCCCTGGCGCCGTCATTATTCGAGAGACACCATCGATGCTCGGCGAAGGCGACGTCAAGGGCTTGGTGCGGGATCTCGCTGAAGAGTTGGCCGAATTCGGTGAGAGTGTGGCGCTCAAGGAAAAATTGGCCGATGTCTGTTCGAGCATGGCCTGCCACGGCAGTGTGCGCGCCGGGCGGCGGCTGAAAGCCGAAGAAATGAACGCGCTCCTACGCGAAATGGAAGCGACGCCGCATTCCGGCCAGTGCAATCATGGCCGCCCCACTTATGTGGAGCTTAAGCTCGCCGATATCGAACGCCTATTCGGCCGCCGGTAA
- a CDS encoding DUF3035 domain-containing protein, translating into MAGCGGVGKSLGFGKQSLDEFAVVRNAPLTLPPDYSLRPPRPGAQRPQEENLRTQAENAVFSRENETDGASPRLESEGEYALLRRADALETNPNIKREINEEFTIYAQEGEGFFESLLFWQAEQPLGVSINAEEEAQRLNENAALGLPPNTGDTPVIERRDQALFEGIF; encoded by the coding sequence ATGGCGGGATGCGGCGGCGTCGGGAAATCGCTTGGCTTCGGTAAGCAATCTCTCGACGAATTCGCGGTTGTTCGCAATGCACCCCTCACGCTGCCGCCCGACTATAGCTTGCGCCCCCCCCGTCCAGGAGCTCAGCGTCCTCAAGAAGAGAACCTCCGGACGCAGGCGGAAAACGCCGTTTTTAGCCGCGAAAACGAGACTGACGGCGCTTCTCCCCGCTTGGAAAGTGAAGGCGAATACGCGTTGTTGCGCCGGGCCGACGCGCTGGAAACGAATCCAAATATCAAGCGCGAGATCAATGAGGAATTCACCATCTACGCACAGGAGGGCGAGGGCTTTTTCGAATCCCTCCTCTTTTGGCAGGCCGAACAGCCGCTCGGTGTATCAATTAACGCTGAGGAAGAGGCGCAGCGCCTGAACGAAAACGCCGCGCTGGGATTACCGCCCAATACCGGTGACACGCCGGTTATTGAACGCCGGGACCAGGCGCTGTTCGAAGGAATATTCTAA
- the rsmD gene encoding 16S rRNA (guanine(966)-N(2))-methyltransferase RsmD: MRIVGGSRRGRRLKTPEGRALRPTSERAREALFNILGHRDFAAPPLKGARVIDLFAGTGAVGLEALSRGAAHLTAVESDGVALACLRENVQALDFHSKARVIHGDATSLPPAPEPCAYAFLDPPYRGGKAEPALLSLAKSNWLVDGAIVVAETSAKEVLAAPDGYQEIDRRRYGAAEIVILQYRPLPAAE, translated from the coding sequence ATGCGCATCGTCGGCGGTAGCCGCCGCGGGCGGCGCCTGAAAACACCCGAAGGGCGCGCTCTCCGGCCAACGTCGGAGCGCGCGCGAGAGGCGTTATTCAATATTCTCGGGCACCGTGACTTTGCGGCGCCGCCGCTCAAGGGCGCGCGCGTGATCGATCTCTTTGCCGGCACCGGCGCAGTGGGGCTGGAAGCATTGTCGCGTGGCGCAGCCCACCTGACAGCAGTGGAGAGCGATGGTGTTGCACTGGCTTGTCTCAGAGAAAATGTGCAGGCGCTGGATTTTCACAGCAAGGCACGCGTGATACACGGCGACGCAACAAGCCTGCCGCCGGCGCCGGAACCCTGCGCCTACGCCTTTCTCGATCCACCTTATCGCGGCGGCAAGGCAGAGCCGGCACTTCTATCTTTAGCCAAAAGCAACTGGCTCGTTGATGGCGCCATTGTGGTTGCCGAGACAAGCGCCAAAGAAGTCTTGGCGGCGCCCGACGGCTATCAAGAAATCGACCGCCGGCGCTACGGCGCGGCGGAAATAGTGATTCTCCAATATCGCCCGTTACCGGCGGCCGAATAG
- a CDS encoding glucose-6-phosphate isomerase, which yields MRYEHQITNCFANEIGQFGVTPGDYDTALARTAPALAQISAWHAAGSHPFLLYPDRNNDLPMLERVAGRLCERFKKIAVIGVGGASLGGQAVIALAAPTNADATPIVFLDNPNSARLEAVLAGEAETGFIVISKSGATAETLAQTLLALDHARADRFLFITGPGDNPLRRVASELGITVLDHDPGLGGRFSVFSLVGVLPALIAGLDAGALRRGASEILETVLSVAEPAEAPPAVGAALALAMTQRLSATVYMPYDDRLLALAHWQRQLWAESLGKDGQGATPVVARGAVDQHSQLQLYLDGPADKLFTLITVGASFDGPRITEKLAAMAGADYLAGKSLDELMAAEASATRDALGEAGRPVREIVLPILDEAALGALMMHFMLETVIIALCSNIDPFNQPSVERGKVLARDNLRHGRL from the coding sequence GTGCGATACGAGCATCAAATTACAAATTGCTTTGCGAACGAAATAGGCCAGTTCGGTGTCACGCCGGGAGACTATGACACCGCCTTGGCGCGAACAGCGCCGGCTCTCGCGCAAATATCGGCATGGCACGCCGCCGGCTCACACCCGTTTCTTCTCTATCCCGACCGGAACAATGATTTGCCCATGCTCGAGCGGGTGGCAGGGCGGTTGTGCGAGCGCTTCAAAAAAATTGCCGTTATCGGGGTTGGTGGGGCGTCGCTGGGCGGCCAGGCGGTGATCGCACTTGCCGCTCCCACAAACGCGGACGCCACGCCGATCGTCTTTCTCGACAACCCCAATAGCGCACGACTTGAGGCGGTATTGGCGGGTGAGGCGGAGACCGGTTTTATTGTCATATCCAAATCGGGCGCTACGGCCGAGACCCTGGCCCAAACATTGCTCGCCCTAGACCATGCGAGAGCGGATCGGTTTTTGTTCATCACCGGGCCGGGTGACAATCCGCTTCGCCGTGTCGCCAGCGAGTTGGGCATTACGGTGTTGGATCATGACCCGGGACTGGGCGGGCGATTTTCGGTTTTTTCCCTGGTTGGCGTGCTGCCGGCCTTGATCGCCGGACTCGACGCCGGCGCATTGCGGCGGGGCGCGAGTGAAATATTGGAGACGGTACTGAGTGTGGCTGAGCCAGCCGAGGCGCCGCCCGCCGTGGGCGCGGCACTGGCCTTGGCAATGACGCAACGTCTTTCAGCCACCGTCTACATGCCCTATGACGACCGACTGCTTGCCCTGGCACATTGGCAGCGCCAGTTGTGGGCCGAATCGCTCGGCAAGGACGGACAAGGCGCAACGCCCGTGGTCGCGCGCGGGGCGGTCGATCAGCACAGCCAGCTACAACTCTATCTCGACGGACCTGCAGATAAGTTATTTACCCTGATTACAGTCGGAGCCTCGTTCGACGGTCCGCGCATCACCGAAAAGTTGGCGGCCATGGCGGGTGCGGATTATCTCGCCGGCAAGAGCCTAGATGAATTGATGGCCGCCGAGGCATCCGCCACGCGCGATGCGCTGGGCGAAGCCGGACGTCCGGTACGCGAAATCGTCCTGCCCATTCTTGACGAAGCCGCTCTAGGCGCCTTGATGATGCATTTCATGTTGGAAACGGTAATTATTGCGTTATGTTCGAATATCGATCCGTTTAATCAACCCTCGGTCGAAAGAGGCAAGGTATTGGCGCGCGATAATCTTCGGCATGGTCGGTTATGA
- a CDS encoding pitrilysin family protein, whose product MCVALALALSALLLFLPRASAAGPFNSEYFELDNGLQVVVIPNHRAPIVVHMMWYRVGSADDPVGKSGIAHFLEHLMFKGTDKLAPGDFSRIVALNGGQENAFTSWDYTGYFQRVARDRLEIVMELEAGRVRGLVLDEEVVRPERDVILEERSARTDNQPSSLLAEQIGAAQFLRHPYGTPIIGWRHEIETLDRADALAFYRRYYAPDNAILVVAGDISAAELKPLAEKYYGVIPAAGAAPRQRPKEPPQISPRRVSLKDSQVAQPSLTRSYLAPNHSGDDADSEALQVFAEILGSKSTSRLYQAIVVERALAAWAGASYQPLALDTSRFYIYANALPGVSIEEVEVALDEVIDELLLNGPSDEELASAKSRMQDVVAYALDSPQTVANIFGTALSVGLRVEDVETWPERVATVTRERVMAAARAVLRLELSVTGILLPSDEG is encoded by the coding sequence ATGTGCGTCGCGCTTGCGCTCGCGCTCTCTGCTCTCTTGCTCTTCCTTCCGCGTGCGTCAGCCGCCGGCCCATTTAATTCGGAATATTTTGAACTCGATAATGGCCTGCAGGTGGTCGTGATTCCAAATCACCGCGCGCCAATCGTCGTTCACATGATGTGGTATAGGGTTGGCTCGGCCGACGATCCGGTTGGTAAATCGGGCATCGCGCATTTTCTCGAACATCTCATGTTTAAGGGTACCGACAAACTGGCGCCGGGCGATTTTTCACGAATTGTGGCGCTCAATGGTGGCCAGGAAAACGCATTCACCTCATGGGATTATACCGGCTATTTTCAACGCGTCGCACGTGACCGGTTAGAAATCGTTATGGAACTCGAGGCCGGGCGTGTGCGTGGTCTTGTGCTGGATGAGGAAGTCGTGCGTCCCGAGCGCGATGTCATTCTCGAGGAACGGAGCGCCCGCACCGACAACCAACCTTCCTCTCTTCTCGCTGAGCAAATCGGCGCGGCCCAGTTTTTGCGCCACCCCTATGGCACGCCGATCATTGGTTGGCGGCATGAAATTGAGACTCTCGATCGGGCAGACGCGCTCGCCTTCTATCGGCGCTATTACGCGCCGGACAATGCTATCTTGGTCGTTGCCGGTGATATTTCGGCGGCCGAGTTGAAACCGCTGGCAGAAAAATATTACGGCGTTATTCCGGCAGCCGGTGCCGCGCCGCGCCAGCGCCCAAAGGAGCCGCCACAGATTAGCCCGCGCCGGGTGAGCCTCAAAGACTCGCAGGTGGCCCAGCCGTCCCTCACTCGCAGTTATCTCGCACCCAACCATAGTGGGGACGATGCTGACAGTGAGGCGCTCCAAGTGTTCGCAGAAATTCTTGGCAGCAAGTCCACCAGCCGGCTCTATCAAGCGATCGTGGTCGAACGCGCCCTGGCGGCCTGGGCGGGCGCTTCCTATCAGCCGCTAGCGCTCGATACGTCGCGTTTCTATATTTACGCGAACGCGTTGCCGGGTGTGTCGATCGAAGAAGTCGAAGTTGCGCTAGATGAAGTGATTGACGAATTGCTTCTGAACGGTCCGAGCGACGAGGAATTGGCGTCGGCAAAAAGCCGAATGCAAGATGTCGTAGCTTATGCGTTAGACAGTCCCCAGACGGTGGCCAACATATTCGGTACCGCCTTGAGCGTCGGTTTGCGGGTTGAAGATGTCGAAACTTGGCCCGAGCGCGTGGCGACGGTGACGCGCGAACGAGTTATGGCGGCGGCGCGCGCGGTTTTACGGTTGGAGCTGTCCGTGACAGGCATCCTATTGCCGAGCGACGAGGGCTAG
- a CDS encoding amidohydrolase family protein, whose translation MAAEAIIDSHHHIWRMTDLPWLRAPMTPRIYGPYEAIRRDYLLAEFHQESAPLGVAGSVYIQCGWPPENAAGESRWVQSLADQSEKPLAIIGWANLADPEIDRLLDAHGESRNFRGIRQMLNWHANTQYRAAGIDEATMTNKAWLRGFAATAERGLIFELMIFPGQMTQAAKLARDYPHATIVLEHGGLPADESAAGWAAWRTGMALMAAENNVVAKISGLGMFNHRCTAPSVAPVLREMVAMFGAERCMFGSNFPVDKLWVSYADMIAAYREAATDLSETERRAIFHDTAARIYRL comes from the coding sequence ATGGCAGCGGAAGCAATAATCGATTCGCACCATCATATATGGCGAATGACGGACCTGCCGTGGTTGCGGGCCCCGATGACGCCGCGCATTTACGGCCCCTATGAAGCGATCCGGCGCGACTATCTACTGGCTGAATTTCACCAGGAGAGCGCGCCCCTGGGAGTCGCCGGATCGGTCTATATCCAGTGCGGCTGGCCGCCAGAGAACGCCGCCGGTGAATCCCGCTGGGTACAGTCCCTTGCCGATCAGAGTGAGAAACCGCTGGCCATTATCGGCTGGGCAAATTTGGCCGATCCAGAAATCGATCGGCTGCTCGACGCGCACGGCGAATCCCGCAATTTTCGTGGCATACGGCAAATGCTTAATTGGCACGCCAATACGCAATACCGCGCCGCCGGCATCGATGAAGCGACGATGACAAACAAAGCCTGGCTGCGCGGCTTCGCCGCAACAGCCGAGCGCGGGCTGATTTTCGAGCTCATGATATTCCCCGGCCAAATGACGCAAGCGGCAAAGCTCGCGCGCGACTATCCTCATGCCACTATCGTGTTGGAGCATGGCGGCTTGCCCGCGGATGAATCGGCGGCGGGCTGGGCGGCGTGGCGCACGGGCATGGCCTTGATGGCGGCGGAAAACAATGTGGTCGCGAAAATATCTGGCCTCGGCATGTTCAATCACCGCTGCACCGCCCCGTCCGTGGCGCCGGTGTTGCGCGAGATGGTCGCCATGTTCGGCGCGGAGCGCTGCATGTTCGGCTCCAACTTCCCGGTCGACAAGCTGTGGGTGTCCTACGCCGATATGATCGCGGCATACCGAGAAGCCGCAACTGACTTGAGCGAAACGGAGCGGCGCGCCATTTTCCACGACACCGCGGCCAGAATATATCGCCTATAG
- a CDS encoding pitrilysin family protein: MFSLSAGLRRITLGLVLSLFVCALPALLVAAPIAKVQRIVTPAGIEIWYVQEPNIPVISISLGFRGGTAMDPPGKLGLANFALGLLDEGAGELDSLAFQKAIINRAIHLNSNASRDLVSVSLQTLTRNRDEAFRLLGLALGDARFEVEPVERVRRQILNILAEQELDPNTIVARNWFGDVFQDHPYAQRANGTEEAIRAITSADLKEWAHGRFARNNLIVGASGDVSPDEIARLVDIALAGLPAEAHPAAVPEVVFPSTGAIKVIRMPLTQSVVMFGLPGLKRDDDDFYAAYVMNYILGGGGFTSRLYQEVREKHGLAYSVYSYLAPLKHAALYMGGVATRNDGVAQSLDIIRAEIARLAENSISAEELSAAKQYLTGAFPLGLDTGSKVAGFLARMQFDALGIDYLERRNSYMEGVTLDDIGRVARRLLDPTRMRIVVVGDPEDLAPDGS; this comes from the coding sequence ATGTTTTCTTTATCTGCAGGCTTGCGCAGGATCACTCTGGGGCTCGTTCTTAGCCTTTTCGTTTGCGCCCTTCCCGCTCTGCTGGTTGCGGCACCAATCGCCAAAGTGCAGCGCATCGTGACACCGGCTGGAATAGAAATTTGGTATGTGCAGGAGCCCAATATACCGGTGATATCGATCTCCCTCGGGTTTCGCGGCGGCACAGCGATGGACCCGCCGGGAAAATTAGGCCTCGCCAATTTCGCCTTGGGCCTGCTGGATGAGGGCGCTGGAGAGTTGGATTCGTTGGCCTTTCAAAAGGCGATCATCAACCGGGCGATACATCTCAACAGCAATGCCAGTCGCGATCTTGTCAGTGTTAGCTTGCAAACACTGACGCGAAACCGTGATGAAGCCTTTCGTCTGCTTGGCCTGGCACTTGGCGATGCGCGCTTCGAGGTGGAGCCGGTCGAACGGGTGCGCCGTCAGATTCTAAACATTTTGGCTGAGCAGGAACTCGACCCCAACACCATCGTGGCGCGCAACTGGTTTGGCGATGTGTTTCAAGATCACCCTTATGCGCAACGCGCCAACGGCACGGAAGAGGCGATTCGTGCGATCACATCTGCCGATCTGAAGGAGTGGGCGCACGGGCGCTTTGCGCGCAATAATCTCATCGTCGGCGCCTCCGGCGATGTGTCGCCCGACGAGATCGCGCGCCTTGTGGATATCGCTCTGGCCGGGCTGCCGGCTGAGGCTCATCCCGCCGCAGTGCCAGAAGTGGTGTTTCCGTCGACCGGCGCCATAAAAGTAATTCGCATGCCGCTCACGCAAAGCGTGGTGATGTTCGGCCTGCCCGGATTGAAGCGCGACGATGATGATTTCTATGCTGCTTATGTCATGAACTATATTCTCGGCGGCGGCGGCTTTACGTCGCGTCTCTACCAAGAAGTGCGCGAGAAGCACGGCTTGGCCTATTCCGTCTACAGCTATCTGGCGCCGCTCAAGCATGCCGCCCTCTATATGGGCGGTGTCGCAACGCGCAACGACGGCGTGGCGCAATCGCTCGACATCATCCGCGCCGAAATCGCCCGTCTGGCTGAAAACAGCATCAGCGCGGAGGAGCTGTCCGCAGCCAAACAATATCTCACAGGTGCCTTTCCGCTCGGCCTCGATACCGGCAGCAAAGTTGCGGGATTCCTCGCGCGAATGCAGTTTGACGCCTTGGGGATCGATTATCTCGAACGGCGCAACAGCTATATGGAGGGGGTCACGCTCGATGATATCGGCCGCGTGGCGCGACGCCTTCTTGATCCGACGCGCATGCGAATCGTCGTCGTCGGAGACCCTGAAGACCTGGCGCCGGACGGCTCTTGA
- a CDS encoding gamma-glutamyl-gamma-aminobutyrate hydrolase family protein translates to MNARRNKPVIGLTLDFEDPGGYSKFPWYAMRENYFSAVARAGGLPIALPHEPEQTAEYLALIDGLVVTGGNFDVDPALFGAAERHDSVSTKDRRTAFELAITRAAHAADMPALGICGGQQLMNVALGGTLIQHIPDAIPDALAHEQPNPRNEAGHAVALTPGTMLYQITERAEMQVNSAHHQAVDAAAPGLKVNAVAPDGVIEGIEDPARRWFIGVQWHPEFAIDAGDVRLFDSFLAACRG, encoded by the coding sequence ATGAATGCACGCCGCAACAAGCCCGTCATTGGTCTGACGCTAGATTTCGAAGACCCGGGCGGCTATTCCAAATTTCCCTGGTACGCCATGCGGGAAAATTATTTCAGCGCCGTCGCGCGCGCCGGCGGCCTTCCCATTGCGCTGCCACATGAGCCGGAGCAGACCGCAGAATATCTCGCTCTGATCGATGGCCTCGTGGTAACCGGCGGAAATTTCGATGTCGACCCGGCGCTGTTCGGCGCCGCGGAGCGACATGATAGCGTCTCCACCAAGGACCGGCGCACCGCGTTCGAACTCGCCATTACCCGCGCGGCGCATGCCGCCGACATGCCGGCGCTCGGCATTTGCGGCGGCCAACAGCTAATGAATGTGGCGCTCGGCGGCACCCTGATCCAGCATATTCCAGATGCCATCCCGGACGCCCTTGCCCACGAACAGCCCAACCCGCGAAACGAAGCCGGACATGCCGTCGCGCTCACGCCGGGCACCATGCTGTACCAGATAACCGAACGGGCTGAGATGCAGGTCAACAGCGCCCACCATCAGGCGGTTGACGCCGCCGCGCCAGGATTGAAAGTCAATGCAGTGGCACCCGACGGGGTGATCGAGGGCATCGAAGACCCGGCACGGCGCTGGTTTATCGGCGTGCAATGGCATCCGGAATTTGCCATCGACGCCGGCGATGTGCGCCTCTTCGACTCCTTTCTTGCGGCCTGCCGCGGATGA